ACGGCATGAAGGAGATCTCGAGCTTGCGCAACATGACGCTGTCCGAGCTCGTCGGCGAAATCGACGGCGGCCGCCAGCAGGGCAATCTGTCCTCTGCGATCCGCCTGTTCGTGCTCGACTACTTCAAGAGCCGCGCCATGGCCGCCCAGCCGGAAAAGGTCTCGGCCCAGTAGCGCCGGGGCGCTCCGCCCACGGCTTCGTGATCTGCACTTTAAAATCACTCTAAGGTGCAGTTTAGGCGAGCGTGCGCGCTTGACCTCCATGCCCTGCGTTGAAAATACAGGGCATGACCGACACCCATGATACGCGCCGCGAGATGCGGCTGGGCCGGGCCCAGCGCGGCTATACCGGCGTCATTCAGCACCTCTCCGCCAACAACGCGGGCTCGGCCCTCTCGGACATCGAGCTCGAGAGCCGGCTGATCGAGCTTGGCTTCGTCGAGGGCGCCCGGGTCGAGGTCCTGCACGAAGGGC
This portion of the Bradyrhizobium diazoefficiens genome encodes:
- a CDS encoding ribbon-helix-helix domain-containing protein, whose translation is MKSPVVKRSIVVAGHKTSVSLEEAFWNGMKEISSLRNMTLSELVGEIDGGRQQGNLSSAIRLFVLDYFKSRAMAAQPEKVSAQ
- a CDS encoding FeoA family protein, whose protein sequence is MTDTHDTRREMRLGRAQRGYTGVIQHLSANNAGSALSDIELESRLIELGFVEGARVEVLHEGLVGRDPIAVRVDNITIAVRRREAMAIIVA